One genomic region from Bacteroidota bacterium encodes:
- a CDS encoding T9SS type A sorting domain-containing protein: EPFVTTQAGSVVQHVASLGIHIAPVPTDSVLATLHFSAFLSQYQQTQLSVDGITFSAQPARPSDCIALAQMDTSAFTLRTLCGDVTLLRSMSGQSPFEIVKVEPNPASDKLGVTISNPDAESVMLSICDALGRTWHSVLVSGAGSTLDISALPEGTYFLRASSGRGTQARNFVVRR, encoded by the coding sequence ACGAACCGTTCGTCACAACGCAAGCCGGAAGTGTTGTGCAGCATGTTGCGAGCTTGGGAATTCACATCGCGCCGGTGCCAACGGACTCTGTGCTTGCAACGCTCCACTTCTCGGCATTCCTTTCGCAGTATCAGCAAACGCAGTTGTCAGTCGATGGCATCACATTCTCAGCCCAACCCGCTCGGCCATCAGATTGTATCGCGCTCGCGCAGATGGATACGAGCGCGTTCACGCTTCGCACGCTTTGCGGCGACGTGACTTTGCTTCGCTCGATGTCAGGCCAGTCGCCTTTCGAAATCGTGAAAGTGGAGCCCAATCCGGCGAGCGATAAGCTGGGAGTCACGATATCCAATCCTGATGCGGAGAGTGTCATGCTGAGCATCTGCGATGCGCTTGGCCGGACCTGGCACAGCGTACTGGTGTCCGGCGCAGGATCCACCCTCGATATCTCTGCGCTGCCGGAGGGGACGTACTTCCTTCGGGCCAGCTCAGGACGCGGCACTCAGGCGAGGAACTTCGTGGTGCGGCGGTAG
- the proS gene encoding proline--tRNA ligase, translating to MAEDKLPKRSEDFSAWYNEVVARAELAEHSPVRGCMVIRPNGYGIWELMQQALDRMFKDTGHQNAYFPLLIPLSFITKEAAHVEGFAPELAIVTKGGGKDLEEPLVIRPTSETIIYSMYAKWVQSYRDLPILMNQWANVVRWEMRTRLFLRTMEFLWQEGHTAHETELEAEEEALRMLGVYRTFMYEYCAVPVLIGLKTDSEKFAGALRTYTTEALMQDNKALQNGTSHNLGQNFAKVFDLQFQSRTGTLEYAWNTSWGVSTRMIGGLIMTHSDDDGLVTPPKLAPIQLVIVPIFKTDAEKLTVMETAEQVFRELKAAGIRVKLDDRDSMSPGAKFFDWEMKGIPLRMEIGPKDVQNNTVVIVPRIALSQEEPAKPGRKQKLFVSSTELAARIPHLLNSLQSQLLENAVARREANSIRGVSSYEEMAKLIDRDAGFIYAGWCGSAECEAKVKEETKATIRVIPVEEFRSKQAPERCVVCGGAAKHEVVWSKSY from the coding sequence ATGGCCGAAGACAAGTTACCCAAAAGAAGCGAGGATTTTAGTGCATGGTACAATGAAGTGGTTGCGCGAGCGGAACTGGCCGAGCACTCTCCGGTGCGGGGATGCATGGTCATTCGTCCGAACGGCTATGGCATCTGGGAGTTGATGCAGCAGGCGCTGGACCGGATGTTCAAGGACACCGGTCACCAAAATGCCTATTTCCCGCTGCTGATCCCGCTCTCCTTTATCACAAAGGAGGCTGCGCACGTTGAAGGTTTTGCGCCCGAACTGGCAATCGTCACGAAGGGTGGCGGCAAGGACCTCGAAGAACCGCTCGTTATTCGGCCAACATCGGAGACGATTATCTACTCCATGTATGCGAAGTGGGTGCAGTCCTATCGCGACCTGCCGATTCTGATGAACCAGTGGGCGAACGTCGTCCGCTGGGAGATGCGGACGAGGCTGTTCCTCCGCACCATGGAATTTCTCTGGCAGGAGGGACACACTGCGCACGAGACCGAACTGGAAGCGGAGGAGGAAGCATTGCGAATGCTCGGCGTTTACCGGACATTCATGTATGAGTATTGCGCCGTTCCCGTTCTAATCGGGTTGAAGACCGACAGCGAAAAATTTGCCGGTGCACTTAGAACCTATACTACGGAGGCCCTGATGCAAGATAACAAGGCGCTCCAAAATGGCACGAGTCATAATCTCGGGCAGAATTTCGCGAAAGTATTCGATCTCCAGTTTCAGTCTCGTACCGGGACGCTCGAATATGCGTGGAACACCTCATGGGGTGTTTCCACGCGCATGATCGGCGGCCTCATAATGACCCATTCGGATGATGACGGTCTTGTGACGCCACCGAAGCTCGCGCCAATCCAATTGGTGATCGTCCCGATCTTCAAGACCGACGCAGAAAAGCTTACAGTCATGGAAACGGCCGAGCAAGTCTTCCGCGAGTTGAAAGCTGCCGGAATTCGCGTAAAGCTCGACGATCGCGACTCGATGAGTCCCGGTGCGAAGTTCTTCGATTGGGAGATGAAGGGGATACCTCTTCGCATGGAGATCGGGCCCAAGGACGTCCAGAACAACACGGTCGTAATTGTGCCACGAATTGCGCTTTCTCAAGAGGAGCCTGCAAAGCCAGGGCGCAAGCAGAAGTTGTTTGTGAGCAGCACTGAATTAGCCGCTCGCATCCCGCACCTCCTGAACTCGCTCCAATCGCAATTGCTCGAAAACGCAGTGGCACGCCGCGAAGCAAACAGCATTCGCGGGGTCAGCTCGTATGAGGAGATGGCTAAGCTCATTGATCGAGACGCCGGATTCATTTACGCTGGATGGTGCGGATCGGCCGAGTGCGAAGCGAAGGTGAAGGAGGAAACCAAGGCCACGATTCGGGTCATCCCGGTTGAGGAATTTCGCAGCAAACAGGCTCCGGAGCGATGTGTTGTCTGTGGGGGAGCGGCGAAGCACGAGGTCGTCTGGTCCAAGTCCTATTGA
- a CDS encoding radical SAM protein — MPSNYSPLPLESPLLAVEPEVDHRKLYRLPWNLADNAISWLEPTSQCNLACDGCYRENVTKSHKPLEQVREEIDTFLRLRNSDGISIAGGEPLMHPDIVEIVRHVAKRGVKPVINSNGGLLTKDLLHELKMAGATGFTFHIDSKQGRPGWKHANELQLNDLRMHFADMLADEGGLSCSFNATVYDDTLHYAPELVEWAGKNIDKVHVMVFILYRAAAPQIPFDWYAGAKKVDMNDLVYGETQERKVDLQATDVVHEIRRRFPEFNPCAYLNGTEKPDSFKWLLSGRIGTKEKVYGYVGARFMEINQAGYHFLKGRYLGYASPGTTKLGRSMMLLSPFDKGARKVAGAYAKSALHNPARLFKGMHYQSIMIIQPVDFLENGQQNMCDGCPDMTLHNGQLVWSCRMEELKQFGCWVRTVPKSNLTQIEAPSEN, encoded by the coding sequence ATGCCCTCGAATTATTCTCCACTCCCACTCGAGTCTCCTTTGCTCGCAGTCGAGCCTGAAGTCGATCACCGCAAGCTGTACCGGCTGCCCTGGAATCTCGCCGATAACGCGATTTCGTGGCTCGAACCGACCTCGCAGTGTAACTTGGCGTGTGATGGCTGCTATCGTGAGAATGTCACAAAGAGCCACAAGCCCCTCGAACAGGTCCGCGAAGAGATTGACACCTTCTTACGTCTTCGTAATTCCGATGGCATCTCGATCGCTGGTGGCGAACCGCTGATGCACCCCGACATCGTCGAGATTGTGCGACACGTCGCAAAGCGTGGCGTCAAACCCGTCATTAACAGTAATGGTGGACTCCTGACGAAGGATCTGCTTCACGAACTAAAGATGGCCGGGGCCACCGGGTTTACCTTCCACATCGATAGCAAACAAGGCCGGCCCGGATGGAAGCATGCAAACGAGCTTCAACTCAACGATCTCCGGATGCACTTTGCCGATATGCTCGCCGATGAAGGTGGACTCTCCTGCTCCTTCAATGCGACCGTCTACGATGATACGCTGCACTATGCGCCCGAACTTGTCGAGTGGGCTGGAAAGAATATCGATAAAGTGCATGTGATGGTCTTTATCCTGTATCGCGCCGCCGCGCCACAGATCCCATTCGATTGGTATGCGGGCGCGAAAAAAGTGGACATGAACGATCTCGTCTACGGCGAGACGCAGGAGCGCAAAGTCGATCTTCAGGCTACCGATGTTGTCCACGAGATTCGCAGGCGGTTTCCGGAGTTCAATCCCTGTGCGTACCTGAACGGCACCGAAAAACCGGATTCATTCAAATGGCTGCTCTCCGGACGGATCGGCACGAAGGAGAAAGTATACGGCTACGTCGGCGCGCGCTTCATGGAGATCAATCAGGCGGGCTACCATTTCCTGAAGGGCCGGTACCTTGGGTATGCCTCCCCTGGCACGACCAAACTGGGACGCTCGATGATGCTCCTTTCGCCATTCGACAAAGGCGCGCGTAAAGTTGCCGGCGCGTATGCCAAATCCGCGCTGCACAATCCGGCGCGGCTGTTCAAGGGGATGCACTACCAGTCCATCATGATTATCCAGCCGGTGGACTTCCTCGAAAACGGTCAGCAGAATATGTGCGATGGCTGTCCGGACATGACTCTGCATAACGGGCAGCTAGTCTGGTCGTGCCGCATGGAAGAGTTGAAGCAGTTTGGATGCTGGGTCAGGACGGTGCCGAAATCAAATCTCACACAGATTGAAGCACCAAGCGAAAATTAG
- a CDS encoding cyclase family protein: MSNELQLIDLSHTVEAGMITYKGLPAPIICDFLSREASRSVYADGTEFNIGKIEMVANTGTYIDSPFHRFANGKDLSELPLISLAGVPAIVVRCEHLGRRAISAADLKRLEVKGKAVLIHTGWSQHWRTDQYFEGHPFLTKDAAQRLADEGAVIVGIDSYNIDDTADLTRPAHTILLGAEVPIVEHMGSLELLPDSGFAFCAVPVKVKEFGTFPVRAIAQIKA; the protein is encoded by the coding sequence ATGAGTAACGAGCTACAATTGATCGACCTGAGTCACACCGTCGAAGCCGGCATGATCACCTATAAGGGTCTGCCAGCTCCGATCATTTGCGATTTCTTGAGCCGGGAAGCCTCGCGATCCGTTTATGCGGATGGGACCGAGTTCAATATCGGGAAGATCGAGATGGTCGCGAACACAGGCACATACATCGACAGCCCTTTTCATCGGTTTGCCAATGGCAAGGACCTATCGGAGTTGCCGCTGATCTCACTGGCTGGTGTTCCGGCCATCGTTGTGCGTTGCGAGCACCTCGGTCGCCGCGCAATCTCCGCAGCCGATCTGAAGAGGCTGGAAGTAAAAGGGAAGGCGGTACTCATCCACACCGGATGGTCGCAGCACTGGCGGACCGATCAGTATTTTGAAGGCCATCCGTTTCTTACAAAGGACGCCGCGCAGCGACTCGCGGATGAAGGCGCTGTGATCGTGGGGATAGACTCTTATAATATCGACGACACAGCCGATCTCACTCGACCGGCACATACGATCCTGCTCGGCGCGGAAGTTCCGATCGTCGAGCACATGGGTTCGCTCGAACTACTGCCCGACTCCGGGTTCGCATTCTGCGCGGTGCCAGTGAAGGTTAAGGAGTTCGGTACGTTTCCAGTGCGGGCCATTGCGCAGATTAAAGCCTAA
- a CDS encoding VIT1/CCC1 transporter family protein has product MSKAHTIKVLRENYRAEREAAEQYRALAERERDEVRKTVLYKLVDQEEKHAARWKKRLEEMGEKADEPSKISMRYKRMMVRSLDTDTVLRRMEADEVAAERAYSRMIAGVTDTDLIREIEEVKKEEEVHSKVLRSMYGPSATIGDTHHPQGETRSKLEGLMRRERWHVKSGSWVADAIYGANDGLGAVFGIVSGVAGATDVAGGASTHFVLLSGFAGMIASSVSMGSSAYLAAKSEREVYEGEMHRERQEMEENPEEEKEELSLMYQLRGFSEEEANDLADKLSQQPEEFLKVMGAEELGLSEMSFPTPFRSLASGGFSTLIGAFIPLIPFFFFNGMTAVAASFALSLVAHFAVGAAKSIITVRSWWKSGLEMAVVGVIVAVVTYGIGRLFEISLN; this is encoded by the coding sequence ATGAGCAAAGCCCATACGATCAAAGTCCTTCGAGAGAATTACCGCGCCGAGCGTGAGGCGGCGGAGCAATATCGCGCGCTGGCCGAGCGCGAGCGCGATGAGGTCCGCAAGACGGTGCTCTACAAATTAGTCGATCAGGAAGAGAAGCACGCGGCCCGGTGGAAGAAGCGCCTGGAAGAGATGGGCGAGAAGGCCGATGAGCCTTCGAAAATCTCGATGCGCTACAAGCGGATGATGGTCCGATCCCTCGACACGGATACGGTGCTACGCCGCATGGAAGCCGATGAAGTTGCAGCCGAGCGAGCCTATAGCCGCATGATCGCCGGTGTCACCGATACCGATCTCATTCGAGAAATCGAAGAGGTCAAAAAAGAAGAAGAGGTCCATTCGAAGGTGCTCCGCTCCATGTATGGTCCATCGGCTACGATAGGTGATACACACCATCCACAAGGGGAGACTCGGTCGAAGTTGGAAGGCCTTATGCGCCGCGAGCGGTGGCACGTCAAGTCGGGTAGCTGGGTGGCCGATGCGATCTACGGCGCGAACGATGGACTTGGCGCAGTCTTTGGGATCGTGAGCGGAGTGGCAGGCGCGACCGACGTGGCCGGGGGTGCCTCGACACATTTCGTCCTGCTCTCCGGCTTTGCCGGCATGATCGCAAGTTCAGTCTCGATGGGGTCGAGCGCATATCTCGCAGCAAAATCCGAGCGCGAAGTCTATGAAGGCGAGATGCACCGCGAGCGGCAGGAAATGGAGGAGAATCCCGAGGAAGAGAAGGAAGAACTCTCTCTCATGTATCAGCTCCGGGGCTTCAGTGAGGAAGAAGCGAATGATCTGGCCGATAAACTCTCGCAGCAGCCCGAGGAATTTCTGAAAGTCATGGGCGCGGAAGAACTCGGACTTTCCGAGATGTCCTTTCCAACTCCATTTCGATCGCTCGCGAGCGGCGGATTCTCGACACTCATCGGCGCATTCATCCCGCTCATTCCATTCTTCTTCTTTAACGGCATGACGGCCGTTGCGGCCAGCTTCGCGCTTTCGCTCGTGGCTCATTTTGCCGTCGGTGCAGCGAAGAGCATCATCACGGTGCGCTCGTGGTGGAAGTCGGGACTAGAGATGGCAGTCGTGGGCGTGATCGTCGCCGTGGTGACGTATGGAATCGGCAGGCTTTTCGAAATCAGTCTCAATTAG
- a CDS encoding T9SS type A sorting domain-containing protein, whose product MKRYLFIVTLLLASTALRAQSLNLLTDLHPRPQVSFFKSSGHPFVLDRSTVIVMSDSATSGTLKAVQFLQRTLREQFGDTLSTLLYSSYLHVNSPKAILIGEYRDLPSLRDSVWAESGHGLIVVYGGQSYELASSESKLQLCGQDSDGTFYSVATAIQLFRLAHDTIPSLFIFDYPDYPIRWVFSAHNLMVPAQVSALETIEDSMAAHKLNGLQQNDFKYSILDRLDSYYYGHVDSMRVHAEQNNIEVIPGVCTIGWSQAELLHDPDMAEGFPTTCRYVIKGDTGQLVGDPRVALPNGNFENATGNTFPGWGWVDTTVHVDNSVVHNGRFSARVENFGNNAPNGRFIKLLTCSPHHGYHMSAWVKTQNFRGEFNLLAIGFHGGSSRTLTFTQFGIPSTSDWQQANVIFNTLDYDSLYVYCGVWSGSAGTIWMDDYQIEEAGMTNLLHRADELPVVTGPAGKYAEGTDYAPIIDSIMEQSNGSYSWHTPPTLHIPPGSRIHNGDSVSVSFIRANPVLNDVTGDGSTMVCVSEDTLYSIMHDQIYRVDSLLHRPNRYFISHDEIRQMNWDSACNRRQLTPAQLLADNATKCDSIVTHVHPAADIFDWSDMFDSLHNARNNYYLVNGDLSGDWDKIPKNITIVNWNGGYMSQSLDFFAKHGFSQITSPYYDVQNTNNMRAWRLAMDTIPNMRGMMYTTWAADYSFLTPFADYAWSAGPMIVHTPLALGAKITDGEYVPVNANVFADPYDPTDTITKVTYIQYDKANGKDQVMSIKMVPDTGHYYRCTNLTQGDPGTDVTYEIRATDKNGITRTTPRYLIIHIASDGVQAPALQDAISIYPNPTNDRIVVTIPNGIPQIASIQILNSVGAVAASPYIREEGQISIDTHSLPAGAYNLILKTGAETITKPFVILR is encoded by the coding sequence ATGAAGCGATATCTGTTCATAGTCACGCTCCTCCTCGCAAGCACCGCGCTCCGGGCGCAGTCCTTGAACTTGCTCACGGATCTGCATCCGCGTCCGCAGGTCTCTTTCTTCAAGTCGAGCGGACATCCTTTTGTTCTCGATCGCTCGACTGTGATTGTAATGAGTGACTCTGCTACAAGCGGAACCCTGAAAGCCGTGCAATTCCTACAGCGCACTCTTCGGGAGCAGTTTGGAGATACGCTATCCACGCTCCTGTACTCGTCCTATCTTCATGTCAATTCACCAAAAGCAATCCTGATCGGTGAGTATCGTGATCTTCCATCGTTGCGGGACAGTGTCTGGGCTGAAAGCGGACACGGACTCATTGTTGTCTACGGCGGTCAAAGTTATGAGTTGGCCTCTTCTGAATCTAAGCTTCAGCTTTGCGGCCAAGATTCGGATGGTACATTTTATTCAGTCGCTACTGCAATACAACTGTTTCGTCTCGCTCACGATACCATTCCATCTCTTTTCATTTTCGATTATCCCGACTACCCAATCCGCTGGGTCTTCTCGGCGCACAATCTCATGGTGCCCGCACAGGTGAGTGCACTCGAAACGATCGAGGACTCGATGGCGGCGCATAAGCTGAATGGGCTGCAACAGAATGATTTCAAGTACAGCATATTGGATCGGCTCGACAGCTATTATTATGGTCATGTGGATTCGATGCGCGTCCATGCCGAGCAAAACAATATCGAGGTGATTCCGGGCGTCTGCACGATCGGATGGTCACAAGCGGAATTGCTGCACGATCCCGATATGGCCGAGGGATTTCCGACGACTTGTCGATATGTGATCAAAGGCGACACCGGGCAGCTCGTTGGCGATCCACGGGTCGCGCTGCCGAATGGTAATTTCGAGAATGCAACGGGCAACACATTTCCGGGGTGGGGATGGGTCGATACGACCGTTCATGTCGATAACAGTGTCGTTCACAACGGCCGCTTTAGCGCCCGCGTGGAGAATTTCGGGAACAACGCACCAAACGGACGCTTCATCAAACTACTGACCTGTTCGCCGCACCATGGTTATCACATGTCGGCTTGGGTGAAGACACAGAACTTCCGCGGCGAATTCAATTTGCTCGCCATCGGCTTTCATGGCGGCTCATCCCGCACGCTGACCTTCACACAGTTCGGCATTCCTTCGACAAGCGACTGGCAGCAGGCGAACGTGATCTTCAATACGCTCGATTACGACTCGCTGTATGTATATTGTGGGGTCTGGAGTGGTTCCGCCGGTACGATTTGGATGGATGATTACCAGATCGAAGAGGCCGGCATGACGAATCTTCTCCATCGCGCGGACGAACTGCCCGTGGTAACCGGTCCAGCGGGAAAGTACGCGGAAGGCACCGACTATGCTCCTATTATCGACTCGATCATGGAGCAGTCCAATGGCTCGTATTCGTGGCACACACCACCAACGCTGCATATCCCACCAGGCAGCAGGATTCATAATGGCGATTCTGTGAGTGTGAGCTTCATCCGTGCAAATCCGGTTCTCAATGATGTCACCGGCGACGGATCGACAATGGTCTGCGTCTCCGAAGATACGCTCTACTCGATCATGCACGATCAGATTTATCGTGTCGATTCTCTTCTGCATCGACCGAATCGCTACTTCATCAGCCACGATGAGATCCGGCAAATGAACTGGGATTCCGCGTGCAACCGGCGTCAGCTCACGCCGGCGCAACTGCTTGCCGATAATGCGACAAAGTGTGACTCGATCGTAACGCACGTGCATCCCGCCGCGGACATATTCGACTGGAGCGATATGTTCGACTCGCTGCATAACGCTCGCAACAACTATTATCTGGTCAACGGCGATCTATCGGGTGATTGGGACAAGATTCCGAAGAACATCACGATCGTCAATTGGAATGGCGGCTATATGTCGCAAAGTCTCGATTTCTTCGCCAAACACGGCTTCTCGCAGATCACAAGTCCATACTACGACGTGCAGAACACGAACAACATGCGCGCCTGGCGTTTGGCGATGGACACGATCCCAAACATGCGCGGTATGATGTACACGACCTGGGCTGCGGATTACTCCTTCCTAACGCCCTTTGCAGATTATGCCTGGAGCGCGGGGCCGATGATTGTGCATACGCCTCTCGCATTGGGCGCAAAGATCACGGATGGCGAGTATGTGCCGGTGAACGCGAATGTGTTTGCCGATCCATACGATCCGACCGATACGATTACTAAGGTCACCTACATACAATACGACAAAGCAAACGGTAAAGATCAGGTAATGAGTATTAAGATGGTCCCGGACACCGGTCATTATTACCGCTGCACAAACCTTACGCAGGGCGATCCGGGTACGGACGTCACCTACGAGATTCGAGCGACTGATAAGAACGGAATCACTCGCACCACCCCGCGATATTTGATTATCCATATTGCGAGCGATGGAGTCCAGGCTCCAGCCCTGCAGGATGCTATCAGCATCTACCCAAATCCGACGAACGATCGAATCGTGGTCACGATACCAAATGGCATTCCGCAGATTGCTTCAATTCAGATTCTTAACTCGGTCGGTGCGGTTGCTGCAAGTCCTTACATAAGAGAAGAGGGACAAATCTCAATAGACACGCACTCCTTGCCCGCTGGCGCGTACAATCTTATCCTCAAGACTGGCGCTGAAACGATCACCAAGCCGTTCGTCATCCTGAGATAA
- a CDS encoding sigma-70 family RNA polymerase sigma factor has translation MAIGSLTLSRSGGKSARSLHVSERVAANGTLYPEESGGNVAGTTVPQDDLPLEAAVHGPINIVRPPKETPDHELLQRFSQGNEEAYVELYLRRQAEVYTFCLRLAGGDRDLASDLFQETFIKVFRKAHTFREGTNVLGWLYTIVRTTYLNHKRKRALVGIDDSHEELQSTDRSMHPEYREEQATLKERVERAISNLPVEIRDPFILREFDGFSYQEISEQLHLTLGGVRQRIYRAKLAMREELWDLVHDDGEIMNEE, from the coding sequence ATGGCCATTGGATCACTCACTTTATCAAGGAGTGGCGGTAAATCTGCACGATCGCTTCACGTGAGCGAGCGGGTTGCCGCGAACGGGACTCTATATCCTGAAGAATCCGGTGGCAATGTTGCAGGAACGACCGTGCCTCAGGATGATCTGCCTCTGGAGGCTGCGGTGCATGGACCGATCAATATTGTGCGGCCTCCAAAAGAGACCCCGGATCACGAGCTACTTCAGCGATTTTCGCAGGGTAACGAAGAAGCTTACGTCGAACTCTATCTCCGCCGCCAGGCCGAAGTCTATACCTTTTGTCTTCGGCTGGCGGGCGGCGACCGGGATCTTGCCAGCGATCTTTTTCAGGAGACCTTCATCAAGGTCTTTCGCAAGGCACATACATTCCGAGAAGGGACGAACGTGCTCGGATGGCTTTATACCATCGTTCGGACAACATATCTGAACCACAAGCGCAAACGCGCGCTCGTCGGAATTGATGATTCCCACGAAGAGCTGCAGTCGACCGACCGCTCGATGCATCCGGAATATCGCGAAGAGCAAGCAACGCTGAAAGAGCGCGTCGAGCGAGCGATATCGAACCTGCCGGTAGAAATTCGAGATCCGTTTATCCTGCGCGAATTCGATGGCTTTTCGTATCAAGAGATTTCCGAGCAATTACACTTGACGCTTGGCGGCGTCCGACAGCGTATCTATCGGGCAAAGCTCGCGATGCGTGAAGAACTTTGGGACTTAGTACACGATGATGGAGAAATTATGAATGAAGAGTGA
- a CDS encoding gamma carbonic anhydrase family protein produces MHQEIEITPSVETGKLYAFDGRIPKVHESVFLAAGARIIGGVELEENVSVWFNSVIRGDIERVHIGRNSNVQDNVTIHVTHYTNPVWVGENVTIGHGAVLHGCTVKDGALIGMNAVVLDRVVIGEGSLVAAGSVVLGGTIVPPGMLVAGVPARILRPLSDEEKQMPATGFSNYLLYVKHYREELPPVDWDTGAFA; encoded by the coding sequence ATGCATCAAGAAATAGAAATTACTCCTTCGGTCGAGACCGGAAAGCTCTACGCGTTCGATGGCCGAATCCCAAAGGTCCATGAGAGCGTGTTCCTTGCCGCCGGCGCGCGCATCATTGGCGGCGTTGAGTTAGAAGAAAATGTCAGTGTCTGGTTCAACTCGGTCATTCGCGGCGATATCGAGCGCGTGCATATTGGCCGCAACTCCAATGTGCAGGATAACGTGACGATCCACGTCACGCATTATACAAATCCTGTTTGGGTCGGCGAGAATGTCACCATCGGGCACGGCGCGGTTTTGCACGGCTGTACAGTCAAAGATGGCGCACTGATCGGCATGAATGCTGTTGTGTTGGATCGGGTCGTGATTGGTGAGGGCTCGCTCGTCGCGGCAGGATCGGTCGTGCTTGGCGGGACAATCGTCCCTCCCGGAATGCTCGTGGCCGGAGTCCCGGCACGTATTCTGAGACCGCTCAGTGACGAAGAGAAGCAGATGCCCGCGACTGGTTTCTCCAATTACCTTCTATATGTGAAGCATTATCGCGAAGAGCTACCTCCAGTAGATTGGGATACTGGAGCGTTTGCCTGA
- a CDS encoding BrxA/BrxB family bacilliredoxin, giving the protein MYDPILVQPMREEVTRFGVKEARTAEEIDNFVKQEGTTLVFINSVCGCAAGSARPALAFATQHTTKPDRMITAFAGNDVEAVARARGYFTGIAPSSPSFGLLRDGELVWMLERWQIEGHGPAEIAGMLTKAFDEHCGVKQPA; this is encoded by the coding sequence ATGTACGATCCGATTTTAGTGCAACCGATGCGAGAGGAAGTGACACGTTTTGGCGTGAAGGAAGCTCGCACCGCCGAGGAAATTGATAATTTTGTCAAGCAAGAGGGGACCACGCTGGTCTTCATCAACTCGGTCTGTGGTTGCGCAGCCGGTAGTGCCCGTCCGGCGCTCGCGTTTGCCACCCAGCACACGACGAAGCCCGACCGTATGATTACAGCATTTGCCGGGAATGATGTTGAAGCGGTTGCGCGTGCTCGCGGGTATTTTACCGGTATTGCTCCCAGCTCCCCGTCATTCGGTCTTCTACGTGATGGTGAACTCGTGTGGATGCTCGAGCGCTGGCAGATCGAGGGACATGGTCCCGCCGAAATTGCCGGAATGCTGACGAAGGCATTCGATGAACATTGTGGCGTAAAGCAGCCCGCATAA